One Capsicum annuum cultivar UCD-10X-F1 chromosome 2, UCD10Xv1.1, whole genome shotgun sequence genomic window carries:
- the LOC107859083 gene encoding uncharacterized protein LOC107859083, whose amino-acid sequence MSQQLIESHRENAEVYTDPVVCKQKTLQLLKEINMPNGLLPLEDIFEVGRNVETGFVWLKQKKAKEHKFKKIGKLVWYDTEVTAFVEDRRMKKVTGVKSKEILIWVALTDISITDPEGKKITFGTPTGISRSFPVSAFEEEEEKEEEKK is encoded by the coding sequence ATGTCTCAGCAACTCATCGAAAGCCACCGTGAAAATGCGGAAGTGTACACAGATCCAGTAGTCTGCAAGCAAAAAACCCTCCAACTTTTAAAGGAAATCAACATGCCGAATGGCCTTCTCCCTCTAGAAGACATCTTTGAAGTTGGCCGGAACGTGGAAACCGGGTTCGTTTGGCTGAAGCAGAAGAAGGCGAAAGAGCACAAGTTTAAGAAGATTGGGAAGCTTGTATGGTACGACACTGAAGTGACGGCGTTTGTGGAGGATCGAAGGATGAAGAAGGTAACTGGTGTCAAGAGTAAGGAGATACTTATCTGGGTTGCGCTTACGGATATCTCGATAACTGACCCGGAGGGTAAGAAAATTACCTTTGGTACCCCTACTGGAATTTCTAGGTCTTTTCCTGTTTCTGCTTTTGAGGAGGAGGAAGAGAAGGAAGAAGAGAagaagtga